From Triticum urartu cultivar G1812 chromosome 2, Tu2.1, whole genome shotgun sequence, a single genomic window includes:
- the LOC125533849 gene encoding uncharacterized protein LOC125533849, producing MWASPGRLPAMEEEEECEAGAGHRAPMASCWGRFGLAALWHRLRHLFLARRRARHGRSILGAGGLNYDPLSYAQNFDDSSLELHEPDFTARFAPARNACSPRRA from the coding sequence ATGTGGGCCTCGCCGGGGAGGCTGCCGgcgatggaggaggaggaggagtgcgaggCGGGCGCGGGCCACCGGGCGCCGATGGCGTCCTGCTGGGGCCGCTTCGGCCTGGCGGCGCTGTGGCACAGGCTCCGGCACCTTTTCCTGGCGCGGCGGAGGGCGCGGCACGGCCGCTCCATCCTCGGCGCCGGCGGGCTCAACTACGACCCGCTGAGCTACGCGCAGAACTTCGACGACAGCAGCCTCGAGCTCCACGAGCCGGACTTCACGGCCAGGTTCGCGCCCGCCCGCAACGCCTGCTCGCCCAGGCGGGCATGA